In Helianthus annuus cultivar XRQ/B chromosome 9, HanXRQr2.0-SUNRISE, whole genome shotgun sequence, the following are encoded in one genomic region:
- the LOC110878823 gene encoding leucine-rich repeat receptor-like protein kinase PEPR1, producing MAHLSSSSKLLHFFICFIQLSFHGYSVTHWEDIQSLKHFRNDVVSTSITPGSCLSTWDFTLDPCDSLSTDKFTCGIRCDVLLSNISRVTELTLDQAGYSGTLTPSLNLPYLQTLDLTNNFFTGPIPSSFSKLTRLVQLSLSSNSFTESIPDSLPDSLEELLLDNNNLTGPIPHTLNNLKNLKRLELQGNKLTGEFPNLSQLSNLNFLDVSNNLISGDLPATSTVTFPVNLIELTMRNNSLQGNIPASLVNNSVYLQVLDLSYNNLSGTIPPELFTHRSLQQLTLANNELRWVETPANWGSNSELIAVDLSNNDIHGFLPGFMGWMPKLTALSLENNKFSGMIPTQYAVKAVAEDNGFERLLLGGNYLFGLIPGPLLRLKAGSGVTIRLGGNCLYECPESFYFCGGVQKSLVECKSFTPVIP from the coding sequence ATGGCTCATCTTTCTTCCTCTTCCAAATTACTCCATTTCTTCATCTGTTTCATTCAGCTTTCTTTTCATGGCTACTCAGTCACACACTGGGAAGACATACAATCTCTCAAACACTTCCGTAACGACGTCGTCTCCACCTCTATAACTCCCGGCTCCTGCTTGTCCACCTGGGACTTCACCCTCGACCCATGTGATTCCCTCTCCACTGATAAGTTCACATGCGGCATCCGATGCGACGTCCTTCTCTCCAACATTTCCCGAGTCACCGAACTCACTCTCGACCAGGCGGGTTATTCCGGTACACTCACTCCTTCATTAAACCTTCCTTACCTTCAAACACTAGACCTCACTAACAACTTTTTCACCGGTCCAATCCCCTCTTCATTTTCAAAGCTAACTCGGTTAGTCCAACTCAGTCTCTCGTCCAACTCCTTCACCGAGTCGATCCCTGACTCACTCCCCGACTCACTCGAAGAACTACTTCTCGACAATAATAATCTCACTGGGCCCATCCCACACACACTCAACAATTTAAAAAACTTAAAAAGACTCGAACTCCAAGGAAACAAACTCACTGGCGAGTTCCCTAACCTGAGTCAACTCAGTAACCTTAACTTCCTCGACGTCAGCAACAACCTCATCTCCGGCGACCTTCCGGCGACGTCGACGGTGACATTTCCAGTCAACTTAATCGAACTAACAATGAGAAACAACTCTCTTCAAGGGAATATTCCGGCGAGTTTAGTTAACAATTCCGTTTATCTTCAAGTACTAGACCTGAGTTACAACAACCTCTCCGGTACCATCCCGCCGGAGCTTTTCACTCACCGGAGTTTACAACAGCTAACACTAGCAAACAACGAGCTCCGGTGGGTTGAAACTCCGGCGAACTGGGGTTCCAACAGTGAGTTAATTGCAGTTGACTTGAGTAATAATGATATCCATGGGTTTTTACCCGGGTTCATGGGTTGGATGCCGAAGTTAACGGCGTTATCTCTGGAGAATAATAAGTTTTCCGGCATGATTCCGACGCAGTATGCGGTGAAGGCGGTGGCGGAGGATAATGGGTTTGAGAGGTTGTTGTTGGGTGGGAATTATCTGTTCGGGTTGATACCGGGTCCGTTGTTGAGGTTGAAGGCCGGGTCGGGTGTGACGATCCGGTTGGGGGGTAATTGTTTGTATGAATGTCCTGAGAGTTTTTATTTTTGTGGAGGGGTGCAGAAAAGTTTGGTGGAGTGTAAGAGTTTTACTCCGGTGATTCCATGA
- the LOC110878822 gene encoding probable UDP-N-acetylglucosamine--peptide N-acetylglucosaminyltransferase SEC isoform X1: MDSSKYVFSPFIKKSELSLKMKELQHRLDSHVPNILCSILKRVPNSALWLLRFPDAGEMRLCAYAAALGVQPDQIIFTDVAMKNEHIRRSSLADLCLDTPLCNAHTTGTDVLWAGLPMVTLTLEKMATRVAGSICLATGVGEDMIVNSMKEYEDRAVYLALNRSKLQELTNKLKLSLLSCPLFDTSRWVKNLERSYFKMWNLHCSGQQPQHFKVTENDSKYPYDR, from the exons ATGGATTCATCAAAGTATGTTTTTTCTCCTTTCATTAAG AAATCAGAGCTTTCTTTGAAGATGAAGGAGTTGCAGCACAGGTTGGATTCTCATGTTCCCAACATTTT GTGCAGTATTCTAAAGCGGGTACCAAACAGTGCACTTTGGCTTTTGAGATTCCCAGATGCTGGTGAAATGAGACTTTGTGCCT ATGCTGCTGCACTGGGTGTGCAGCCGGACCAGATTATTTTCACTGATGTTGCTATGAAAAACGAACACATCCGGCGCAGTTCTTTGGCGGATTTATGCCTCGACAC GCCGTTATGCAATGCACACACAACAGGCACTGATGTTCTTTGGGCCGGTTTGCCTATGGTGACCCTAACCCTCGAGAAAATGGCAACTAGAGTTGCAGGTTCGATCTGCTTAGCCACCGGAGTTGGCGAGGATATGATTGTCAACAG TATGAAGGAATATGAAGATAGGGCGGTGTATTTAGCTTTAAACCGGTCAAAGCTTCAAGAGTTGACCAACAAACTTAAATTATCGCTCCTTAGCTGTCCTCTGTTTGACACATCCCGCTGG GTGAAAAACCTGGAGAGGTCATACTTCAAGATGTGGAATCTACACTGTTCAGGGCAACAACCTCAGCACTTCAAAGTGACCGAGAATGACTCAAAGTATCCTTATGATCGTTAA
- the LOC110878822 gene encoding probable UDP-N-acetylglucosamine--peptide N-acetylglucosaminyltransferase SEC isoform X2: MDSSKYVFSPFIKKSELSLKMKELQHRCSILKRVPNSALWLLRFPDAGEMRLCAYAAALGVQPDQIIFTDVAMKNEHIRRSSLADLCLDTPLCNAHTTGTDVLWAGLPMVTLTLEKMATRVAGSICLATGVGEDMIVNSMKEYEDRAVYLALNRSKLQELTNKLKLSLLSCPLFDTSRWVKNLERSYFKMWNLHCSGQQPQHFKVTENDSKYPYDR, from the exons ATGGATTCATCAAAGTATGTTTTTTCTCCTTTCATTAAG AAATCAGAGCTTTCTTTGAAGATGAAGGAGTTGCAGCACAG GTGCAGTATTCTAAAGCGGGTACCAAACAGTGCACTTTGGCTTTTGAGATTCCCAGATGCTGGTGAAATGAGACTTTGTGCCT ATGCTGCTGCACTGGGTGTGCAGCCGGACCAGATTATTTTCACTGATGTTGCTATGAAAAACGAACACATCCGGCGCAGTTCTTTGGCGGATTTATGCCTCGACAC GCCGTTATGCAATGCACACACAACAGGCACTGATGTTCTTTGGGCCGGTTTGCCTATGGTGACCCTAACCCTCGAGAAAATGGCAACTAGAGTTGCAGGTTCGATCTGCTTAGCCACCGGAGTTGGCGAGGATATGATTGTCAACAG TATGAAGGAATATGAAGATAGGGCGGTGTATTTAGCTTTAAACCGGTCAAAGCTTCAAGAGTTGACCAACAAACTTAAATTATCGCTCCTTAGCTGTCCTCTGTTTGACACATCCCGCTGG GTGAAAAACCTGGAGAGGTCATACTTCAAGATGTGGAATCTACACTGTTCAGGGCAACAACCTCAGCACTTCAAAGTGACCGAGAATGACTCAAAGTATCCTTATGATCGTTAA
- the LOC110878822 gene encoding probable UDP-N-acetylglucosamine--peptide N-acetylglucosaminyltransferase SEC isoform X3 translates to MKELQHRLDSHVPNILCSILKRVPNSALWLLRFPDAGEMRLCAYAAALGVQPDQIIFTDVAMKNEHIRRSSLADLCLDTPLCNAHTTGTDVLWAGLPMVTLTLEKMATRVAGSICLATGVGEDMIVNSMKEYEDRAVYLALNRSKLQELTNKLKLSLLSCPLFDTSRWVKNLERSYFKMWNLHCSGQQPQHFKVTENDSKYPYDR, encoded by the exons ATGAAGGAGTTGCAGCACAGGTTGGATTCTCATGTTCCCAACATTTT GTGCAGTATTCTAAAGCGGGTACCAAACAGTGCACTTTGGCTTTTGAGATTCCCAGATGCTGGTGAAATGAGACTTTGTGCCT ATGCTGCTGCACTGGGTGTGCAGCCGGACCAGATTATTTTCACTGATGTTGCTATGAAAAACGAACACATCCGGCGCAGTTCTTTGGCGGATTTATGCCTCGACAC GCCGTTATGCAATGCACACACAACAGGCACTGATGTTCTTTGGGCCGGTTTGCCTATGGTGACCCTAACCCTCGAGAAAATGGCAACTAGAGTTGCAGGTTCGATCTGCTTAGCCACCGGAGTTGGCGAGGATATGATTGTCAACAG TATGAAGGAATATGAAGATAGGGCGGTGTATTTAGCTTTAAACCGGTCAAAGCTTCAAGAGTTGACCAACAAACTTAAATTATCGCTCCTTAGCTGTCCTCTGTTTGACACATCCCGCTGG GTGAAAAACCTGGAGAGGTCATACTTCAAGATGTGGAATCTACACTGTTCAGGGCAACAACCTCAGCACTTCAAAGTGACCGAGAATGACTCAAAGTATCCTTATGATCGTTAA
- the LOC110878822 gene encoding probable UDP-N-acetylglucosamine--peptide N-acetylglucosaminyltransferase SEC isoform X4: MKELQHRCSILKRVPNSALWLLRFPDAGEMRLCAYAAALGVQPDQIIFTDVAMKNEHIRRSSLADLCLDTPLCNAHTTGTDVLWAGLPMVTLTLEKMATRVAGSICLATGVGEDMIVNSMKEYEDRAVYLALNRSKLQELTNKLKLSLLSCPLFDTSRWVKNLERSYFKMWNLHCSGQQPQHFKVTENDSKYPYDR, translated from the exons ATGAAGGAGTTGCAGCACAG GTGCAGTATTCTAAAGCGGGTACCAAACAGTGCACTTTGGCTTTTGAGATTCCCAGATGCTGGTGAAATGAGACTTTGTGCCT ATGCTGCTGCACTGGGTGTGCAGCCGGACCAGATTATTTTCACTGATGTTGCTATGAAAAACGAACACATCCGGCGCAGTTCTTTGGCGGATTTATGCCTCGACAC GCCGTTATGCAATGCACACACAACAGGCACTGATGTTCTTTGGGCCGGTTTGCCTATGGTGACCCTAACCCTCGAGAAAATGGCAACTAGAGTTGCAGGTTCGATCTGCTTAGCCACCGGAGTTGGCGAGGATATGATTGTCAACAG TATGAAGGAATATGAAGATAGGGCGGTGTATTTAGCTTTAAACCGGTCAAAGCTTCAAGAGTTGACCAACAAACTTAAATTATCGCTCCTTAGCTGTCCTCTGTTTGACACATCCCGCTGG GTGAAAAACCTGGAGAGGTCATACTTCAAGATGTGGAATCTACACTGTTCAGGGCAACAACCTCAGCACTTCAAAGTGACCGAGAATGACTCAAAGTATCCTTATGATCGTTAA